The following proteins come from a genomic window of Dermacentor albipictus isolate Rhodes 1998 colony chromosome 8, USDA_Dalb.pri_finalv2, whole genome shotgun sequence:
- the LOC135912871 gene encoding uncharacterized protein: MNTFTLVVACLLVAGAHCGSIFTYGVPAVVPVVHQPVVYQTAVRTPVVAHHKELVHVPHHEYGYTVEQSKLVQPKSTVVHHDPLTGLPYQQTDYHHVPVVTGSRSSVHHSRPGYIAERTNTYVI, from the exons ATGAACACCTTC ACCCTGGTCGTCGCCTGCCTCCTGGTGGCCGGAGCCCACTGCGGCTCCATTTTCACCTACGGCGTCCCGGCTGTCGTGCCCGTGGTCCACCAGCCTGTGGTGTACCAGACCGCGGTCAGGACTCCCGTGGTGGCCCACCACAAGGAGCTGGTTCACGTTCCGCACCACGAGTACGGTTACACCGTCGAGCAGAGCAAGCTCGTCCAGCCAAAGTCCACCGTCGTCCACCACGACCCGCTGACCGG CCTGCCGTACCAGCAGACCGACTACCACCACGTCCCAGTCGTCACTGGTTCCCGGAGCTCGGTGCACCACAGCCGTCCAGGCTACATCGCCGAGCGAACCAATACCTACGTCATCTGA
- the LOC135912894 gene encoding uncharacterized protein: MNAFTLAIACLLVAGAHCGAVFTYGVPGTVSVVHHQPVARPLVQQHLVHHVVQQPSVVRSVVHQQVVHQPVLHQQVVHQPVVYQTAVRAPVVAQHKELVHVPHHEHGYTIEHSRLVQPKSTVIHHHPLTGLPYQQTDYHHAPVVTGSRSSVYHSRPGYIAERTKTYVL; the protein is encoded by the exons ATGAACGCCTTC ACTTTAGCCATCGCCTGCCTTCTGGTGGCCGGCGCCCACTGCGGCGCAGTCTTCACCTACGGCGTTCCGGGCACCGTGTCCGTCGTTCACCACCAGCCTGTGGCCAGGCCTCTGGTTCAGCAGCACCTGGTTCATCACGTGGTCCAGCAGCCCTCGGTGGTTCGGAGCGTAGTCCACCAGCAAGTGGTCCACCAGCCCGTGCTGCACCAGCAGGTGGTTCACCAGCCAGTGGTGTACCAGACCGCGGTCAGAGCTCCCGTGGTGGCGCAGCACAAGGAACTCGTGCACGTGCCTCACCACGAGCACGGCTACACCATCGAGCACAGCAGGCTTGTCCAGCCAAAGTCCACCGTCATCCACCACCACCCTCTGACCGG CCTGCCGTACCAGCAGACCGACTACCACCACGCCCCAGTGGTGACCGGATCCCGCAGCTCGGTGTACCACAGCCGGCCAGGCTACATCGCCGAGCGTACGAAGACCTACGTCCTCTGA